A genomic window from Silene latifolia isolate original U9 population chromosome 11, ASM4854445v1, whole genome shotgun sequence includes:
- the LOC141610536 gene encoding uncharacterized protein LOC141610536 isoform X1 — MSLPALVVFSVSDSNREVRYLSFTGPQRQLRFGPVEDVFSDLARFAVEPAGDGLVHIRSCYDNFYWTRASRFEPWLLASNRQKVDDLSRDDSTLFRPRMSAGNVFVSFVHARSGLNVVMRPATDAHAYNLCVEHGAPTEFSYTDYVRLRMIRLPKYVIFLGDNFKSLGVWQSTANSGYPKYTYEHNSTSRDVAFEVFYNKSGDNIRVKSLRFNEFWCVFPPSSVVVVGPIPESDPRMLFDVALSNPSYQSWDGIAIRSLAFNLYCYRWDAIRGDELVAGTNIANDTRACIRPIYLAVLGRSRVNVESLRHAWRGPTSSRVLDVMHVSNSESREVERTVRAQYQGQRIGFSNSFPIIKAADSAKAVFNVPLPKFVTNGGLQFSEEKTNITSTWNWGTETLPFIMSEAVVLKIPPRSRVTATLSVNIATYEVPFSYKQIDELPYGGTQTQDLHDGVYKVETEYGASFSYSNVRPFTTEVLDDENIYTDIQALNLEVVNLQDDGIKVEAKASDEELNLQDDGIKVEAKASDEGLNLQDDGIEVEAKASDEVVNLQDDGIKVEAKASDEELNLQDDGIKVEAKASDEGLNLQDDGIEVEAKASDEVVNLQDDGIKVEAKASDEGLNLQDDGIKVEAKASDEGLNVQDDGIEAKASDEVKQEL; from the exons ATGTCTTTGCCTGCGCTAGTGGTTTTCTCAGTGAGTGACTCAAATAGGGAGGTAAGATACTTGAGTTTTACGGGTCCTCAAAGACAACTCCGGTTTGGTCCTGTAGAAGACGTATTCAGTGACTTAGCTAGGTTCGCGGTTGAGCCAGCCGGAGATGGCCTCGTTCACATTAGATCCTGCTACGACAACTTCTACTGGACTAG GGCATCAAGATTTGAACCGTGGTTGTTGGCATCCAACCGGCAGAAAGTGGACGACTTATCAAGGGACGATTCTACGCTATTCCGGCCGCGTATGAGTGCCGGGAACGTCTTTGTAAGCTTTGTACACGCGCGAAGCGGGTTAAACGTCGTGATGCGTCCAGCCACCGACGCACATGCTTATAACTTATGTGTAGAGCATGGCGCGCCAACTGAGTTTAGCTACACTGATTACGTTCGCTTACGTATGATCAGACTTCCAAAATACGTAATATTCCTAGGTGACAATTTCAAGTCTTTAGGCGTTTGGCAATCTACCGCAAATTCAGGGTACCCTAAATATACGTATGAGCATAACTCGACGAGCCGAGACGTGGCGTTCGAGGTCTTTTACAATAAAAGCGGCGATAACATAAGAGTCAAGTCCTTGAGATTTAACGAATTCTGGTGTGTGTTCCCGCCTAGTAGTGTAGTTGTGGTAGGCCCCATCCCCGAGTCGGACCCGAGAATGTTATTTGATGTGGCCCTGTCTAACCCTTCTTACCAGAGCTGGGACGGCATTGCTATTCGCTCCCTCGCCTTCAACCTGTATTGCTATAGATGGGATGCCATCcgtggtgatgaattggttgcaGGAACGAACATAGCTAATGATACTCGAGCCTGTATCCGGCCTATTTACTTGGCCGTCTTAGGTAGAAGTCGTGTCAATGTCGAAAGCTTACGTCACGCTTGGAGAGGGCCCACGTCATCCCGGGTGTTGGATGTAATGCATGTATCAAACTCGGAATCACGTGAAGTTGAGAGAACGGTACGTGCTCAGTATCAAGGGCAGCGGATTGGATTTAGTAATAGTTTTCCGATAATCAAGGCTGCGGATTCGGCTAAGGCCGTGTTTAATGTTCCGCTTCCCAAATTTGTTACAAATGGGGGACTACAGTTTTCCGAAGAGAAAACAAATATTACTTCTACTTGGAATTGGGGAACTGAAACCCTTCCGTTTATTATGTCGGAGGCCGTCGTACTCAAAATACCACCTAGGTCAAGAGTCACTGCAACTCTGTCTGTTAATATAGCCACTTATGAGGTACCCTTTTCTTACAAACAAATCGACGAGTTGCCATATGGTGGTACTCAAACTCAAGATCTCCATGACGGTGTTTATAAGGTAGAAACCGAGTATGGTGCCTCGTTCAGTTATAGCAACGTTCGACCTTTTACAACAGAG GTACTTGACGACGAGAATATTTACACGGATATCCAAGCCTTGAATCTTGAG GTAGTCAATCTACAAGACGATGGCATCAAAGTCGAAGCAAAAGCATCTGATGAG GAACTCAATCTACAAGACGATGGCATCAAAGTCGAAGCAAAAGCATCTGATGAG GGACTCAATCTACAAGACGATGGCATCGAAGTCGAAGCAAAAGCATCTGATGAG GTAGTCAATCTACAAGACGATGGCATTAAAGTCGAAGCAAAAGCATCTGATGAG GAACTCAATCTACAAGACGATGGCATCAAAGTCGAAGCAAAAGCATCTGATGAG GGACTCAATCTACAAGACGATGGCATCGAAGTCGAAGCAAAAGCATCTGATGAG GTAGTCAATCTACAAGACGATGGCATTAAAGTCGAAGCAAAAGCATCTGATGAG GGACTCAATCTACAAGACGATGGCATCAAAGTCGAAGCAAAAGCATCTGATGAG GGACTCAATGTACAAGACGATGGCATCGAAGCAAAAGCATCGGATGAGGTTAAACAAGAATTGTAA
- the LOC141610536 gene encoding uncharacterized protein LOC141610536 isoform X15 codes for MSLPAQVVFSVSDSNREVRYLSFTGPQRQLRFGPVEDVFSDLARFAVEPAGDGLVHIRSCYDNFYWTRASRFEPWLLASSRQKVDDLSRDDSTLFRPRMSAGNVFVSFVHARSGLNVVMRPATDAHAYNLCVEHGAPTEFSYTDYVRLRMIRLPKYVIFLGDNFKSLGVWQSTANSGYPKYTYEHNSTSRDVAFEVFYNKSGDNIRVKSLRFNEFWCVFPPSSVVVVGPIPESDPRMLFDVALSNPSYQSWDGIAIRSLAFNLYCYRWDAIRGDELVAGTNIANDTRACIRPIYLAVLGRSRVNVESLRHAWRGPTSSRVLDVMHVSNSESREVERTVRAQYQGQRIGFSNSFPIIKAADSAKAVFNVPLPKFVTNGGLQFSEEKTNITSTWNWGTETLPFIMSEAVVLKIPPRSRVTATLSVNIATYEVPFSYKQIDELPYGGTQTQDLHDGVYKVETEYGASFSYSNVRPFTTEVLDDENIYTDIQALNLEVVNLQDDGIKVEAKASDEGLNLQDDGIEVEAKASDEGLNVQDDGIEAKASDEVKQEL; via the exons ATGTCTTTGCCTGCGCAAGTTGTTTTCTCAGTGAGTGACTCAAATAGGGAGGTAAGATACTTGAGTTTTACGGGTCCTCAAAGACAACTCCGGTTTGGTCCTGTAGAAGACGTATTCAGTGACTTAGCTAGGTTCGCGGTTGAGCCAGCCGGAGATGGCCTCGTTCACATTAGATCCTGCTACGACAACTTCTACTGGACTAG GGCATCAAGATTTGAACCGTGGTTGTTGGCATCCAGCCGGCAGAAAGTGGACGACTTATCAAGGGACGATTCTACGCTATTCCGGCCGCGTATGAGTGCCGGGAACGTCTTTGTAAGCTTTGTACACGCGCGAAGCGGGTTAAACGTCGTGATGCGTCCAGCCACCGACGCACATGCTTATAACTTGTGTGTGGAGCATGGCGCGCCAACCGAGTTTAGCTACACTGATTACGTTCGCTTACGTATGATCAGACTTCCAAAATACGTAATATTCCTAGGTGACAATTTCAAGTCTTTAGGCGTTTGGCAATCTACCGCAAATTCAGGGTACCCAAAATATACGTATGAGCATAACTCGACGAGCCGAGACGTGGCGTTCGAGGTCTTTTACAATAAAAGCGGCGATAACATAAGAGTCAAGTCCTTGAGATTTAACGAATTCTGGTGTGTGTTCCCGCCTAGTAGTGTAGTTGTGGTAGGCCCCATCCCCGAGTCGGACCCGAGAATGTTATTTGATGTGGCCCTGTCTAACCCTTCTTACCAGAGCTGGGACGGCATTGCTATTCGCTCCCTCGCCTTCAACCTGTATTGCTATAGATGGGATGCCATCcgtggtgatgaattggttgcaGGAACGAACATAGCTAATGATACTCGAGCCTGTATCCGGCCTATTTACTTGGCCGTCTTAGGTAGAAGTCGTGTCAATGTCGAAAGCTTACGTCACGCTTGGAGAGGGCCCACGTCATCCCGGGTGTTGGATGTAATGCATGTATCAAACTCGGAATCACGTGAAGTTGAGAGAACGGTACGTGCTCAGTATCAAGGGCAGCGGATTGGATTTAGTAATAGTTTTCCGATAATCAAGGCTGCGGATTCGGCTAAGGCCGTGTTTAATGTTCCGCTTCCCAAATTTGTTACAAATGGGGGACTACAGTTTTCCGAAGAGAAAACAAATATTACTTCTACTTGGAATTGGGGAACTGAAACCCTTCCGTTTATTATGTCGGAGGCCGTCGTACTCAAAATACCACCTAGGTCAAGAGTCACTGCAACTCTGTCTGTTAATATAGCCACTTATGAGGTACCCTTTTCTTACAAACAAATCGACGAGTTGCCATATGGTGGTACTCAAACTCAAGATCTCCATGACGGTGTTTATAAGGTAGAAACCGAGTATGGTGCCTCGTTCAGTTATAGCAACGTTCGACCTTTTACAACAGAG GTACTTGACGACGAGAATATTTACACGGATATCCAAGCCTTGAATCTTGAG GTAGTCAATCTACAAGACGATGGCATCAAAGTCGAAGCAAAAGCATCTGATGAG GGACTCAATCTACAAGACGATGGCATCGAAGTCGAAGCAAAAGCATCTGATGAG GGACTCAATGTACAAGACGATGGCATCGAAGCAAAAGCATCGGATGAGGTTAAACAAGAATTGTAA
- the LOC141610536 gene encoding uncharacterized protein LOC141610536 isoform X12 yields the protein MSLPAQVVFSVSDSNREVRYLSFTGPQRQLRFGPVEDVFSDLARFAVEPAGDGLVHIRSCYDNFYWTRASRFEPWLLASSRQKVDDLSRDDSTLFRPRMSAGNVFVSFVHARSGLNVVMRPATDAHAYNLCVEHGAPTEFSYTDYVRLRMIRLPKYVIFLGDNFKSLGVWQSTANSGYPKYTYEHNSTSRDVAFEVFYNKSGDNIRVKSLRFNEFWCVFPPSSVVVVGPIPESDPRMLFDVALSNPSYQSWDGIAIRSLAFNLYCYRWDAIRGDELVAGTNIANDTRACIRPIYLAVLGRSRVNVESLRHAWRGPTSSRVLDVMHVSNSESREVERTVRAQYQGQRIGFSNSFPIIKAADSAKAVFNVPLPKFVTNGGLQFSEEKTNITSTWNWGTETLPFIMSEAVVLKIPPRSRVTATLSVNIATYEVPFSYKQIDELPYGGTQTQDLHDGVYKVETEYGASFSYSNVRPFTTEVLDDENIYTDIQALNLEVVNLQDDGIKVEAKASDEGLNLQDDGIEVEAKASDEGLNLQDDGIKVEAKASDEGLNVQDDGIEAKASDEVKQEL from the exons ATGTCTTTGCCTGCGCAAGTTGTTTTCTCAGTGAGTGACTCAAATAGGGAGGTAAGATACTTGAGTTTTACGGGTCCTCAAAGACAACTCCGGTTTGGTCCTGTAGAAGACGTATTCAGTGACTTAGCTAGGTTCGCGGTTGAGCCAGCCGGAGATGGCCTCGTTCACATTAGATCCTGCTACGACAACTTCTACTGGACTAG GGCATCAAGATTTGAACCGTGGTTGTTGGCATCCAGCCGGCAGAAAGTGGACGACTTATCAAGGGACGATTCTACGCTATTCCGGCCGCGTATGAGTGCCGGGAACGTCTTTGTAAGCTTTGTACACGCGCGAAGCGGGTTAAACGTCGTGATGCGTCCAGCCACCGACGCACATGCTTATAACTTGTGTGTGGAGCATGGCGCGCCAACCGAGTTTAGCTACACTGATTACGTTCGCTTACGTATGATCAGACTTCCAAAATACGTAATATTCCTAGGTGACAATTTCAAGTCTTTAGGCGTTTGGCAATCTACCGCAAATTCAGGGTACCCAAAATATACGTATGAGCATAACTCGACGAGCCGAGACGTGGCGTTCGAGGTCTTTTACAATAAAAGCGGCGATAACATAAGAGTCAAGTCCTTGAGATTTAACGAATTCTGGTGTGTGTTCCCGCCTAGTAGTGTAGTTGTGGTAGGCCCCATCCCCGAGTCGGACCCGAGAATGTTATTTGATGTGGCCCTGTCTAACCCTTCTTACCAGAGCTGGGACGGCATTGCTATTCGCTCCCTCGCCTTCAACCTGTATTGCTATAGATGGGATGCCATCcgtggtgatgaattggttgcaGGAACGAACATAGCTAATGATACTCGAGCCTGTATCCGGCCTATTTACTTGGCCGTCTTAGGTAGAAGTCGTGTCAATGTCGAAAGCTTACGTCACGCTTGGAGAGGGCCCACGTCATCCCGGGTGTTGGATGTAATGCATGTATCAAACTCGGAATCACGTGAAGTTGAGAGAACGGTACGTGCTCAGTATCAAGGGCAGCGGATTGGATTTAGTAATAGTTTTCCGATAATCAAGGCTGCGGATTCGGCTAAGGCCGTGTTTAATGTTCCGCTTCCCAAATTTGTTACAAATGGGGGACTACAGTTTTCCGAAGAGAAAACAAATATTACTTCTACTTGGAATTGGGGAACTGAAACCCTTCCGTTTATTATGTCGGAGGCCGTCGTACTCAAAATACCACCTAGGTCAAGAGTCACTGCAACTCTGTCTGTTAATATAGCCACTTATGAGGTACCCTTTTCTTACAAACAAATCGACGAGTTGCCATATGGTGGTACTCAAACTCAAGATCTCCATGACGGTGTTTATAAGGTAGAAACCGAGTATGGTGCCTCGTTCAGTTATAGCAACGTTCGACCTTTTACAACAGAG GTACTTGACGACGAGAATATTTACACGGATATCCAAGCCTTGAATCTTGAG GTAGTCAATCTACAAGACGATGGCATCAAAGTCGAAGCAAAAGCATCTGATGAG GGACTCAATCTACAAGACGATGGCATCGAAGTCGAAGCAAAAGCATCTGATGAG GGACTCAATCTACAAGACGATGGCATCAAAGTCGAAGCAAAAGCATCTGATGAG GGACTCAATGTACAAGACGATGGCATCGAAGCAAAAGCATCGGATGAGGTTAAACAAGAATTGTAA
- the LOC141610536 gene encoding uncharacterized protein LOC141610536 isoform X14 produces the protein MSLPAQVVFSVSDSNREVRYLSFTGPQRQLRFGPVEDVFSDLARFAVEPAGDGLVHIRSCYDNFYWTRASRFEPWLLASSRQKVDDLSRDDSTLFRPRMSAGNVFVSFVHARSGLNVVMRPATDAHAYNLCVEHGAPTEFSYTDYVRLRMIRLPKYVIFLGDNFKSLGVWQSTANSGYPKYTYEHNSTSRDVAFEVFYNKSGDNIRVKSLRFNEFWCVFPPSSVVVVGPIPESDPRMLFDVALSNPSYQSWDGIAIRSLAFNLYCYRWDAIRGDELVAGTNIANDTRACIRPIYLAVLGRSRVNVESLRHAWRGPTSSRVLDVMHVSNSESREVERTVRAQYQGQRIGFSNSFPIIKAADSAKAVFNVPLPKFVTNGGLQFSEEKTNITSTWNWGTETLPFIMSEAVVLKIPPRSRVTATLSVNIATYEVPFSYKQIDELPYGGTQTQDLHDGVYKVETEYGASFSYSNVRPFTTEVLDDENIYTDIQALNLEVVNLQDDGIKVEAKASDEGLNLQDDGIKVEAKASDEGLNVQDDGIEAKASDEVKQEL, from the exons ATGTCTTTGCCTGCGCAAGTTGTTTTCTCAGTGAGTGACTCAAATAGGGAGGTAAGATACTTGAGTTTTACGGGTCCTCAAAGACAACTCCGGTTTGGTCCTGTAGAAGACGTATTCAGTGACTTAGCTAGGTTCGCGGTTGAGCCAGCCGGAGATGGCCTCGTTCACATTAGATCCTGCTACGACAACTTCTACTGGACTAG GGCATCAAGATTTGAACCGTGGTTGTTGGCATCCAGCCGGCAGAAAGTGGACGACTTATCAAGGGACGATTCTACGCTATTCCGGCCGCGTATGAGTGCCGGGAACGTCTTTGTAAGCTTTGTACACGCGCGAAGCGGGTTAAACGTCGTGATGCGTCCAGCCACCGACGCACATGCTTATAACTTGTGTGTGGAGCATGGCGCGCCAACCGAGTTTAGCTACACTGATTACGTTCGCTTACGTATGATCAGACTTCCAAAATACGTAATATTCCTAGGTGACAATTTCAAGTCTTTAGGCGTTTGGCAATCTACCGCAAATTCAGGGTACCCAAAATATACGTATGAGCATAACTCGACGAGCCGAGACGTGGCGTTCGAGGTCTTTTACAATAAAAGCGGCGATAACATAAGAGTCAAGTCCTTGAGATTTAACGAATTCTGGTGTGTGTTCCCGCCTAGTAGTGTAGTTGTGGTAGGCCCCATCCCCGAGTCGGACCCGAGAATGTTATTTGATGTGGCCCTGTCTAACCCTTCTTACCAGAGCTGGGACGGCATTGCTATTCGCTCCCTCGCCTTCAACCTGTATTGCTATAGATGGGATGCCATCcgtggtgatgaattggttgcaGGAACGAACATAGCTAATGATACTCGAGCCTGTATCCGGCCTATTTACTTGGCCGTCTTAGGTAGAAGTCGTGTCAATGTCGAAAGCTTACGTCACGCTTGGAGAGGGCCCACGTCATCCCGGGTGTTGGATGTAATGCATGTATCAAACTCGGAATCACGTGAAGTTGAGAGAACGGTACGTGCTCAGTATCAAGGGCAGCGGATTGGATTTAGTAATAGTTTTCCGATAATCAAGGCTGCGGATTCGGCTAAGGCCGTGTTTAATGTTCCGCTTCCCAAATTTGTTACAAATGGGGGACTACAGTTTTCCGAAGAGAAAACAAATATTACTTCTACTTGGAATTGGGGAACTGAAACCCTTCCGTTTATTATGTCGGAGGCCGTCGTACTCAAAATACCACCTAGGTCAAGAGTCACTGCAACTCTGTCTGTTAATATAGCCACTTATGAGGTACCCTTTTCTTACAAACAAATCGACGAGTTGCCATATGGTGGTACTCAAACTCAAGATCTCCATGACGGTGTTTATAAGGTAGAAACCGAGTATGGTGCCTCGTTCAGTTATAGCAACGTTCGACCTTTTACAACAGAG GTACTTGACGACGAGAATATTTACACGGATATCCAAGCCTTGAATCTTGAG GTAGTCAATCTACAAGACGATGGCATCAAAGTCGAAGCAAAAGCATCTGATGAG GGACTCAATCTACAAGACGATGGCATCAAAGTCGAAGCAAAAGCATCTGATGAG GGACTCAATGTACAAGACGATGGCATCGAAGCAAAAGCATCGGATGAGGTTAAACAAGAATTGTAA
- the LOC141610536 gene encoding uncharacterized protein LOC141610536 isoform X3, with translation MSLPAQVVFSVSDSNREVRYLSFTGPQRQLRFGPVEDVFSDLARFAVEPAGDGLVHIRSCYDNFYWTRASRFEPWLLASSRQKVDDLSRDDSTLFRPRMSAGNVFVSFVHARSGLNVVMRPATDAHAYNLCVEHGAPTEFSYTDYVRLRMIRLPKYVIFLGDNFKSLGVWQSTANSGYPKYTYEHNSTSRDVAFEVFYNKSGDNIRVKSLRFNEFWCVFPPSSVVVVGPIPESDPRMLFDVALSNPSYQSWDGIAIRSLAFNLYCYRWDAIRGDELVAGTNIANDTRACIRPIYLAVLGRSRVNVESLRHAWRGPTSSRVLDVMHVSNSESREVERTVRAQYQGQRIGFSNSFPIIKAADSAKAVFNVPLPKFVTNGGLQFSEEKTNITSTWNWGTETLPFIMSEAVVLKIPPRSRVTATLSVNIATYEVPFSYKQIDELPYGGTQTQDLHDGVYKVETEYGASFSYSNVRPFTTEVLDDENIYTDIQALNLEVVNLQDDGIKVEAKASDEELNLQDDGIKVEAKASDEGLNLQDDGIEVEAKASDEVVNLQDDGIKVEAKASDEGLNLQDDGIKVEAKASDEGLNVQDDGIEAKASDEVKQEL, from the exons ATGTCTTTGCCTGCGCAAGTTGTTTTCTCAGTGAGTGACTCAAATAGGGAGGTAAGATACTTGAGTTTTACGGGTCCTCAAAGACAACTCCGGTTTGGTCCTGTAGAAGACGTATTCAGTGACTTAGCTAGGTTCGCGGTTGAGCCAGCCGGAGATGGCCTCGTTCACATTAGATCCTGCTACGACAACTTCTACTGGACTAG GGCATCAAGATTTGAACCGTGGTTGTTGGCATCCAGCCGGCAGAAAGTGGACGACTTATCAAGGGACGATTCTACGCTATTCCGGCCGCGTATGAGTGCCGGGAACGTCTTTGTAAGCTTTGTACACGCGCGAAGCGGGTTAAACGTCGTGATGCGTCCAGCCACCGACGCACATGCTTATAACTTGTGTGTGGAGCATGGCGCGCCAACCGAGTTTAGCTACACTGATTACGTTCGCTTACGTATGATCAGACTTCCAAAATACGTAATATTCCTAGGTGACAATTTCAAGTCTTTAGGCGTTTGGCAATCTACCGCAAATTCAGGGTACCCAAAATATACGTATGAGCATAACTCGACGAGCCGAGACGTGGCGTTCGAGGTCTTTTACAATAAAAGCGGCGATAACATAAGAGTCAAGTCCTTGAGATTTAACGAATTCTGGTGTGTGTTCCCGCCTAGTAGTGTAGTTGTGGTAGGCCCCATCCCCGAGTCGGACCCGAGAATGTTATTTGATGTGGCCCTGTCTAACCCTTCTTACCAGAGCTGGGACGGCATTGCTATTCGCTCCCTCGCCTTCAACCTGTATTGCTATAGATGGGATGCCATCcgtggtgatgaattggttgcaGGAACGAACATAGCTAATGATACTCGAGCCTGTATCCGGCCTATTTACTTGGCCGTCTTAGGTAGAAGTCGTGTCAATGTCGAAAGCTTACGTCACGCTTGGAGAGGGCCCACGTCATCCCGGGTGTTGGATGTAATGCATGTATCAAACTCGGAATCACGTGAAGTTGAGAGAACGGTACGTGCTCAGTATCAAGGGCAGCGGATTGGATTTAGTAATAGTTTTCCGATAATCAAGGCTGCGGATTCGGCTAAGGCCGTGTTTAATGTTCCGCTTCCCAAATTTGTTACAAATGGGGGACTACAGTTTTCCGAAGAGAAAACAAATATTACTTCTACTTGGAATTGGGGAACTGAAACCCTTCCGTTTATTATGTCGGAGGCCGTCGTACTCAAAATACCACCTAGGTCAAGAGTCACTGCAACTCTGTCTGTTAATATAGCCACTTATGAGGTACCCTTTTCTTACAAACAAATCGACGAGTTGCCATATGGTGGTACTCAAACTCAAGATCTCCATGACGGTGTTTATAAGGTAGAAACCGAGTATGGTGCCTCGTTCAGTTATAGCAACGTTCGACCTTTTACAACAGAG GTACTTGACGACGAGAATATTTACACGGATATCCAAGCCTTGAATCTTGAG GTAGTCAATCTACAAGACGATGGCATCAAAGTCGAAGCAAAAGCATCTGATGAG GAACTCAATCTACAAGACGATGGCATCAAAGTCGAAGCAAAAGCATCTGATGAG GGACTCAATCTACAAGACGATGGCATCGAAGTCGAAGCAAAAGCATCTGATGAG GTAGTCAATCTACAAGACGATGGCATTAAAGTCGAAGCAAAAGCATCTGATGAG GGACTCAATCTACAAGACGATGGCATCAAAGTCGAAGCAAAAGCATCTGATGAG GGACTCAATGTACAAGACGATGGCATCGAAGCAAAAGCATCGGATGAGGTTAAACAAGAATTGTAA
- the LOC141610536 gene encoding uncharacterized protein LOC141610536 isoform X17 → MSLPAQVVFSVSDSNREVRYLSFTGPQRQLRFGPVEDVFSDLARFAVEPAGDGLVHIRSCYDNFYWTRASRFEPWLLASSRQKVDDLSRDDSTLFRPRMSAGNVFVSFVHARSGLNVVMRPATDAHAYNLCVEHGAPTEFSYTDYVRLRMIRLPKYVIFLGDNFKSLGVWQSTANSGYPKYTYEHNSTSRDVAFEVFYNKSGDNIRVKSLRFNEFWCVFPPSSVVVVGPIPESDPRMLFDVALSNPSYQSWDGIAIRSLAFNLYCYRWDAIRGDELVAGTNIANDTRACIRPIYLAVLGRSRVNVESLRHAWRGPTSSRVLDVMHVSNSESREVERTVRAQYQGQRIGFSNSFPIIKAADSAKAVFNVPLPKFVTNGGLQFSEEKTNITSTWNWGTETLPFIMSEAVVLKIPPRSRVTATLSVNIATYEVPFSYKQIDELPYGGTQTQDLHDGVYKVETEYGASFSYSNVRPFTTEVLDDENIYTDIQALNLEVVNLQDDGIKVEAKASDEGLNLQDDGIKVEAKASDEGLNVQDDGIEAKASDEVKQEL, encoded by the exons ATGTCTTTGCCTGCGCAAGTTGTTTTCTCAGTGAGTGACTCAAATAGGGAGGTAAGATACTTGAGTTTTACGGGTCCTCAAAGACAACTCCGGTTTGGTCCTGTAGAAGACGTATTCAGTGACTTAGCTAGGTTCGCGGTTGAGCCAGCCGGAGATGGCCTCGTTCACATTAGATCCTGCTACGACAACTTCTACTGGACTAG GGCATCAAGATTTGAACCGTGGTTGTTGGCATCCAGCCGGCAGAAAGTGGACGACTTATCAAGGGACGATTCTACGCTATTCCGGCCGCGTATGAGTGCCGGGAACGTCTTTGTAAGCTTTGTACACGCGCGAAGCGGGTTAAACGTCGTGATGCGTCCAGCCACCGACGCACATGCTTATAACTTGTGTGTGGAGCATGGCGCGCCAACCGAGTTTAGCTACACTGATTACGTTCGCTTACGTATGATCAGACTTCCAAAATACGTAATATTCCTAGGTGACAATTTCAAGTCTTTAGGCGTTTGGCAATCTACCGCAAATTCAGGGTACCCAAAATATACGTATGAGCATAACTCGACGAGCCGAGACGTGGCGTTCGAGGTCTTTTACAATAAAAGCGGCGATAACATAAGAGTCAAGTCCTTGAGATTTAACGAATTCTGGTGTGTGTTCCCGCCTAGTAGTGTAGTTGTGGTAGGCCCCATCCCCGAGTCGGACCCGAGAATGTTATTTGATGTGGCCCTGTCTAACCCTTCTTACCAGAGCTGGGACGGCATTGCTATTCGCTCCCTCGCCTTCAACCTGTATTGCTATAGATGGGATGCCATCcgtggtgatgaattggttgcaGGAACGAACATAGCTAATGATACTCGAGCCTGTATCCGGCCTATTTACTTGGCCGTCTTAGGTAGAAGTCGTGTCAATGTCGAAAGCTTACGTCACGCTTGGAGAGGGCCCACGTCATCCCGGGTGTTGGATGTAATGCATGTATCAAACTCGGAATCACGTGAAGTTGAGAGAACGGTACGTGCTCAGTATCAAGGGCAGCGGATTGGATTTAGTAATAGTTTTCCGATAATCAAGGCTGCGGATTCGGCTAAGGCCGTGTTTAATGTTCCGCTTCCCAAATTTGTTACAAATGGGGGACTACAGTTTTCCGAAGAGAAAACAAATATTACTTCTACTTGGAATTGGGGAACTGAAACCCTTCCGTTTATTATGTCGGAGGCCGTCGTACTCAAAATACCACCTAGGTCAAGAGTCACTGCAACTCTGTCTGTTAATATAGCCACTTATGAGGTACCCTTTTCTTACAAACAAATCGACGAGTTGCCATATGGTGGTACTCAAACTCAAGATCTCCATGACGGTGTTTATAAGGTAGAAACCGAGTATGGTGCCTCGTTCAGTTATAGCAACGTTCGACCTTTTACAACAGAG GTACTTGACGACGAGAATATTTACACGGATATCCAAGCCTTGAATCTTGAG GTAGTCAATCTACAAGACGATGGCATTAAAGTCGAAGCAAAAGCATCTGATGAG GGACTCAATCTACAAGACGATGGCATCAAAGTCGAAGCAAAAGCATCTGATGAG GGACTCAATGTACAAGACGATGGCATCGAAGCAAAAGCATCGGATGAGGTTAAACAAGAATTGTAA